The sequence TGTACCTAGTAAAAACAAATACCAGTATGGTCAGTATATTAAGTGAggtgttttttaaaagcttcaTTATTCATACAATGTACGTAACAAGTCTTTTATTAGGGGTGTTCTATCTTTGATCTGACTATTAgccattttattattatctggTTTAACAGCGTTTTCACAAGAATCGCAATCTCTTACCaaatttgttgcatatttttaacGTAAGCCTGcctcaattttcaaaaaggttTATTTATAAGCTTTTTAATAAGATGTATTCACAACACTGGAAagcaatacaaatatatatataacttttaTAGAAGTTATTGTACTATTTTAAAGATTCATACATTTTgcaaaattgtatttatgtaaatttaaagGAATATGGTTCCAATATACAATGTGTCGCAAAATTTatcatacattttgtttttgaataacttgtttactaaataataaaacaatgattttaagcgatgcaaatctttattttgacttttacgtgCTCCAGTAGTTGGTtactgcagctgcctagttcGCAAGTGAcgaacatttgcaaaaatttaaaaatcatccGATCTTACGTCACCTTGTCGGTTAGGTGGATCCCGTGAATAGCCCATTGtgatcataaaaaataaatgagcaaATATGAAATCACTTTAAATAGTAGTTACTCTTAACTTAAGCGCAACTTCTATACGTACGTACTAACTCCGCTCTGAAATGCAGCGCatgagtaaatatttatgtatatacgaggCAAACCGAacactatatgtatgtagaaagtGTTCTTGTGCTAGGTGTGCTATTTTTGTAGTAAGATCTTATTTGAAATCTTTCTTATGCAACATTTTgacttatttagaaaaaaatatatacaatatgtcaaaaaagtaccgggaattgttaaaaataattttttaatcatcaaaatttattttgtcgccgtcaaaataggctccattcgaagcaatatacATATGCTAACGATTAGTTCAGCCatcaaaacactttttaaacgcgtttgaagatatcttcttcagctccttcagcgaattctccttaatggcctctatcgactcaaagtcCGTTCGGcgtccaaagtggcaatttaactttttggaaaaggataaagtcacagggggctaaatccggtgaatacgttGGTTGTTGATAATATGTGTCGAgtgtttggtcaaaaaagtgttcacaatatgagccttgtgagatggtgtgttatcatggtgcaagatccatgagttttctttccacaaattagaCCGTTTCCTACgctcattctctctcaaacgtagcataacttccaaataatattatttatttacggtagaaccatttggaatgaattccaaGATTTCTAGTGCACAACACCGTGATAAGCAAAGAAAACGattagcatgactttcacttttaaccgactttgacgtggttttttgggtttcggcacATGTGGATAGCGCTATTCAggcgcctgttgactggtttgcatgtcaaactcatgcACACACGTCTCATCATCTGTTATGATGCGAtgaataaacgttgggtccgaccTCACTTGTTCAaacaccttcttccgatgatttttttgaaagaaatgcaACTATCTTGGAAccagtcgagcagccacgcgtctcatgcctaattaatggtgtaaaatgttgcgaattgattcgtaagACACGCGAAGGTCACGagttacctccctcaaacttaaatgatgacGACTTTGTCGACATtatcatccgttgaagacgttgatggcgGACCAGATCCttgcaaatcttccacgacttctcgaaCCTCTGCAAAAGCCACTCGTAGACGCCTacggttgactgatatatttAATTGCCAAAAACAAGTTAATTGACaaatcacgctcaaactctgcgacactatagaggacagttgtaccaacattccagcaaaaaaaaaaaattgacatatgtacgtgtaacgcgagctttttaaatgaacaattcccgatatttttttgacaaaatgtataACCTCATTAACCAAGGCACATTGAATAGGCATTACCAGTAGAGCAAAAACTGTAAGCGAAATGTAGGACTTGTTCGAGCTTCAATCACAACCCCAGTGTTGCATGATTTGTGAAAGTATCACGTTCGATGTAAAATTCTGGCAACATTATCAAAAGCATCACGTTTGAAGTgtcaaaaattcggcaaattttgcGCGCGAAATCAGAAAAGTATCAGTTGAGCAATTGCAACAGTGTTGCAATTTGCCATCAGTGCAGCAGTATTGCCGCTTTTATTACGTGCCTCGAACAAGCCcgtattttgcttttgcttttggtcCCAAGAGTGTCAAAATGGGTGTCAGGTGTTTTACTGATACCAAAGCGTATGAAAAAAGTATGTTAAGCACAAACAGCGTTGTTATTCGGCAGACTTGTTACGTCAACTTTTTCCAATTCGTGaactcttatatgtatatgtatgtatctattatAGTATGGAAAAAACTGTTCCGTCGTtgggtgtttcatgcccggagattcgaacctctgCAATTCCAAAAACTGTAAGATAATATCAATACTGCGGCACAGTAGAAACTTATTCACGCTCTCGCTCATCTCCACCTGATTTCTACTCAGACTACAGTAGAATTGTTATTGCCATACGCACAGAATATGcacgttttatttcataaaatatgtatacGAATATAAACATAAACCTGATTTATACAGAAGaggaatttatttataaataaaataacggtCGAACATTTCATGTATAAAATAAacgttttcaatttatatttaatagtttACAAGTATTTATTAGTATTTCtacaataattttgaaaatagatTGTAGATTTTgtaatgtatgtacacatgaatatgtatacacatCAAGTGGTTGCAACCGCATACAAAATGTACACTGTCTAAattttaccatatgtctaacaAAGTATTGGTAGGAATCTTAGAGAGAAGTTAAACAAAAGTAGAGAGCGCAATGTTAATTGTAAACAAATActtgtatgcacacatacatatgtacataagaaaGTGTATTGTAGAAacgaataacattttttataaatcgtaGATCACTGTATTCACTACggcacaatttttatattttttgatttgatcaaatCCATAAATTGCTTATTTCCTTTGCCATTCGCCTTTTCATAGTAGGGTAATTTTTCCGCACGCTTAAACCATGCAACTAAATTCGGGTATTTAACAGCATCGATTTCCAAATACACCTGCAATGAGCTAATCGCCGATATGAGTGGAAAATCAGCGATGGTTAGGTGGTCGCCAGCAACATAGGGATGATCCTTCAGGAAACTATTCACTGTTTTATAGATCAATGCAATTTGGTCGATCTTGGACTGAGGCACTTCAGTCTGATTATCAAAAAGAATTGGTTTGGTTGTTCCTCGTAGTGAGCGTTCGAAAACCACTCCCGTCTCATAGTATAAACGCTGATCGACAATTGAACGTTTTATGAGATCCTTCGGATATAGTGTATCATCTTTGCCATATTTACTTGCCAAATAGGCAATTATAGCATGTGAATCTGCGATGGCGTGGCCGTCATCGACCAATGCAGGCACGGTACCTGTAGGATTAATTTTACGATATTCTTCCGACTGATTATCCTTCGCCAGTAAATTCACTGTTTTATATTCATATGGTAATTCCAAGGCATTTAATGCCAACAGAACAGATCGCACCGGTGGGCTGGGATCCATACCGTACAAAACGAGTTTACccattttattaagatttttttctttgtcacaGAAAACTGTAAATGTAATAACAAAATATTCACGCGGTAACGTGTCTCGACCAACTGGTGGACAGCGTAGTCAATAAGCTATTTATATGTTCGGATAATGGAGCGATT is a genomic window of Anastrepha ludens isolate Willacy chromosome 6, idAnaLude1.1, whole genome shotgun sequence containing:
- the LOC128865976 gene encoding glutathione S-transferase 1-like, which gives rise to MGKLVLYGMDPSPPVRSVLLALNALELPYEYKTVNLLAKDNQSEEYRKINPTGTVPALVDDGHAIADSHAIIAYLASKYGKDDTLYPKDLIKRSIVDQRLYYETGVVFERSLRGTTKPILFDNQTEVPQSKIDQIALIYKTVNSFLKDHPYVAGDHLTIADFPLISAISSLQVYLEIDAVKYPNLVAWFKRAEKLPYYEKANGKGNKQFMDLIKSKNIKIVP